The following proteins come from a genomic window of Blastocatellia bacterium:
- a CDS encoding Uma2 family endonuclease produces the protein MSANPKHYYTLEEYFALEKVGHARYEYWDGDIVCMSGGTKEHAQIGGNIFGELYSQLKGRRCKVFTSEIAINTPAFPPYRYPDISVACGDMAFEKISDIDTLANPTVIFEVLSLSTEVADRGRKLQAYRAMETLQEYVLVSQVRPQITHYVKQDNGEWQSFDISGLAVTLTLNSIGCNLSLQDIYDGIVF, from the coding sequence ATGTCAGCAAATCCAAAACATTACTACACACTTGAAGAATACTTTGCTTTGGAAAAAGTCGGTCATGCCCGCTATGAATATTGGGACGGCGATATTGTTTGCATGAGTGGCGGAACTAAAGAGCATGCACAGATTGGCGGAAATATCTTTGGTGAGCTTTACAGCCAACTTAAAGGTAGAAGATGCAAAGTTTTTACAAGCGAAATAGCTATTAATACTCCAGCTTTTCCCCCTTATCGTTATCCTGATATCAGTGTTGCTTGTGGAGATATGGCTTTTGAGAAAATATCCGATATAGATACACTAGCTAACCCTACAGTTATTTTTGAAGTGCTTTCTTTAAGCACCGAAGTAGCGGATCGAGGGCGCAAACTTCAAGCTTATAGAGCAATGGAAACGCTGCAAGAATACGTGCTTGTTTCTCAAGTTAGGCCACAAATTACCCATTATGTTAAACAAGACAATGGAGAATGGCAGAGCTTTGATATATCAGGTCTAGCCGTAACCCTTACATTAAATAGCATTGGCTGTAATTTGTCCTTGCAAGATATTTATGATGGCATAGTTTTTTAA